A single genomic interval of Gemmatimonadota bacterium harbors:
- a CDS encoding TonB-dependent receptor, whose protein sequence is MALFPQTALGQKGAPPRTRADSIKAAAEKPRAIPDSAIPDSAIALSPADSAAADSLLNKIPPRDTIKTAIVSSYAPNNTEIGGRDYHWTREELFASGAVTLGDLLAQVPGVTGYQTGFMAAPQVVTWYGNAGSVRVFVDGVAYVSLNPRNGGVPDFAVIPLWTLEDIRIERSAGEVRAYLRTWRVDRTTPSTRVDVITGSENLNLYRGFFGKRFDNGVAVQLAGQQFNTISRTGLDGDALGGLARIGWARGDWSVDGTYQTQGLNRNVGQRYTRPASTVPLQPKAMAAYSGSDAVGYLRLGWRDPARDVAWVQLIAATLASVEAHGKSTSTISVTDTVDTASSRSQYTLAAGTNWRGIRLVAINRFERMYGAPIVTKTGVGDSAVTKTRRTMKSFFAPGLRLEYEYKFATLGAVFDRSSDSTDHKDLFLRAAPFSWLQFGGAWSNVAPTDKNDPRKSYVTTRYEAALKFRDRWITVGTIQRGLMTLAAPIELDSALHPMLDDKVAGLTASVHGPLFGGWGIDFDAIKWKTTSGWRPQNEARTTIKFASGFPKRFTRNEFHLLVSATHELRSASFVPSGKLLTGQSLASYSIFSTLLEIRIGDATISWQYRNAVGTPYEQYPGYTMPRLTNIYGVRWNFWN, encoded by the coding sequence ATGGCCCTTTTTCCCCAGACGGCGTTGGGGCAGAAGGGCGCGCCGCCGCGCACGCGTGCGGACTCCATCAAAGCCGCCGCCGAAAAGCCGCGCGCCATTCCGGACTCCGCGATTCCTGACTCTGCCATTGCGCTGAGCCCCGCCGACTCGGCCGCCGCTGACAGCCTGCTCAATAAGATTCCGCCACGCGACACCATCAAAACGGCGATCGTCTCGAGCTACGCACCCAACAACACCGAGATCGGCGGCCGCGACTATCACTGGACGCGCGAGGAGCTGTTCGCCTCCGGCGCCGTGACCCTCGGCGACCTGCTCGCTCAGGTGCCAGGTGTCACGGGCTATCAAACTGGCTTCATGGCCGCCCCGCAGGTGGTCACCTGGTACGGCAATGCCGGCTCAGTGCGCGTGTTCGTGGACGGCGTCGCCTACGTATCGCTCAATCCACGCAATGGTGGCGTGCCCGATTTTGCGGTGATTCCACTCTGGACGCTCGAAGACATTCGGATTGAACGCTCGGCCGGCGAAGTGCGCGCCTATTTGCGTACTTGGCGCGTGGATCGTACCACGCCATCCACGCGCGTGGATGTCATCACGGGCAGCGAAAACCTCAATCTGTACCGCGGGTTCTTTGGGAAGCGCTTCGACAACGGCGTGGCCGTACAGCTCGCCGGCCAGCAGTTCAATACTATTTCGCGCACCGGACTCGATGGCGACGCGCTCGGCGGTCTCGCACGCATCGGTTGGGCGCGCGGAGATTGGAGTGTGGATGGCACGTACCAGACACAGGGGCTGAATCGCAACGTTGGGCAGCGTTACACGCGCCCGGCGTCGACCGTGCCGTTGCAACCCAAGGCGATGGCTGCCTATTCCGGCTCCGACGCGGTGGGCTATCTGCGCCTCGGCTGGCGCGATCCGGCGCGTGATGTGGCTTGGGTGCAACTGATTGCCGCGACGCTCGCGTCGGTAGAAGCGCATGGCAAGAGCACGTCCACTATTTCGGTCACAGACACCGTCGACACGGCATCGTCGCGCTCACAGTACACGCTGGCGGCTGGCACCAACTGGCGCGGCATCCGCCTCGTGGCCATCAATCGGTTTGAGCGGATGTACGGAGCGCCGATTGTCACCAAGACTGGCGTCGGCGACAGCGCCGTGACTAAGACGCGTCGCACCATGAAGTCGTTCTTCGCACCCGGTTTGCGACTCGAATACGAGTACAAGTTCGCGACACTCGGGGCCGTGTTCGACCGATCGTCCGACTCCACCGATCACAAGGATCTATTTCTTAGAGCCGCGCCGTTCTCGTGGCTCCAGTTTGGTGGCGCCTGGAGTAATGTCGCGCCGACCGACAAGAACGACCCGCGAAAAAGCTACGTCACCACGCGATACGAAGCCGCCCTCAAGTTCCGCGACCGCTGGATCACCGTTGGCACTATCCAGCGTGGTCTCATGACGCTGGCGGCCCCGATTGAGCTCGACTCAGCGCTCCACCCGATGCTAGACGACAAGGTTGCCGGGCTGACCGCGTCGGTCCACGGCCCCCTATTTGGCGGCTGGGGGATCGATTTTGACGCCATCAAGTGGAAGACCACCAGCGGCTGGCGTCCTCAAAACGAGGCGCGTACGACGATCAAGTTTGCCTCGGGCTTTCCCAAGCGCTTCACGCGGAACGAGTTCCATCTGCTCGTCTCGGCTACCCACGAGCTGCGGTCCGCCTCGTTCGTGCCATCCGGTAAGTTGTTGACAGGGCAGAGCTTAGCGTCGTACAGCATCTTCTCAACGCTGCTCGAAATCCGGATTGGCGACGCGACGATCTCGTGGCAGTACCGAAACGCGGTCGGAACCCCTTACGAGCAGTATCCGGGCTACACAATGCCACGCCTCACGAACATCTACGGCGTGCGGTGGAACTTCTGGAACTGA
- the radA gene encoding DNA repair protein RadA, translating to MAARAKTVYRCTECGADSPKWAGKCDACGEWNTLHEEIVASRTVEGGAARRKAGVTSLGSGGTVVPTPRLADVVGAESNRLTTGLAEFDFVLGGGIVPGSMVLVGGEPGIGKSTILLQVAAQLETLGVRTLYVSGEESPLQVKLRADRLGTGALDVSLLGETLLETILATAAERTPTVMVVDSIQTVFTGDLEGAPGNVGQVRECAARLMRFAKESGTAVIVVGHVTKGGGIAGPKTLEHIVDTVLYFEGEGSLDHRVLRATKNRFGSVDEIGVFRMTERGLIPVDNPSALFLGDREGHHASGSAVTATLEGSRPMLLEVQALAAKAGFGTPQRVATGFDGRRLALLLAVLDKRAGLSFAQLDVFLNIVGGVRVQEPAADLAVAAALASSVYDKALPQDAVFIGEIGLGGEIRAVGQVERRIAEAEKMGMAVAYVGERSVPKRAPRNIRVVGVKDLTALFRQLFT from the coding sequence ATGGCCGCGCGCGCGAAGACCGTGTACCGCTGCACCGAATGCGGTGCCGACTCGCCAAAATGGGCGGGGAAGTGCGATGCGTGCGGCGAGTGGAATACGCTGCACGAAGAGATCGTCGCGTCGCGTACCGTCGAAGGGGGCGCTGCGCGACGGAAGGCGGGGGTCACATCGCTCGGGAGTGGCGGCACGGTGGTGCCCACGCCGCGATTGGCTGACGTGGTGGGCGCCGAGAGTAATCGCCTCACGACGGGTCTCGCTGAGTTCGACTTTGTGCTCGGCGGCGGCATTGTGCCGGGGTCTATGGTGTTGGTCGGCGGCGAGCCCGGCATTGGCAAGAGCACCATTCTCCTGCAAGTCGCTGCGCAGCTTGAGACGCTCGGTGTGCGCACGCTCTATGTGAGCGGTGAAGAATCTCCATTGCAGGTCAAGCTGCGTGCGGACCGGTTGGGCACGGGGGCGCTCGACGTTTCGTTGCTCGGCGAAACGCTGCTCGAGACGATACTGGCCACTGCCGCCGAACGGACGCCCACGGTGATGGTGGTGGATTCCATTCAGACGGTGTTCACCGGCGATCTCGAAGGCGCGCCTGGAAATGTCGGGCAGGTGCGTGAGTGCGCCGCACGACTGATGCGCTTTGCCAAGGAGAGCGGCACCGCCGTGATTGTGGTGGGACACGTCACCAAGGGTGGTGGCATCGCTGGCCCGAAGACGCTCGAGCACATCGTGGACACGGTGTTGTATTTCGAGGGAGAAGGGTCGCTCGATCACCGTGTGCTGCGCGCCACCAAGAACCGGTTCGGTTCGGTGGATGAGATTGGAGTCTTCCGCATGACCGAGCGGGGGTTGATCCCGGTCGATAATCCCTCGGCGCTTTTTCTCGGCGATCGCGAAGGGCACCACGCATCGGGCAGTGCCGTGACCGCCACGCTCGAAGGCAGCCGTCCGATGCTGCTCGAGGTTCAAGCGCTCGCGGCGAAGGCTGGCTTTGGCACGCCACAGCGTGTGGCCACCGGCTTTGACGGCCGCCGACTCGCACTCTTGCTCGCCGTGCTCGACAAACGCGCCGGGTTATCGTTTGCGCAGCTTGACGTATTCCTGAACATCGTCGGCGGCGTACGCGTGCAGGAGCCAGCGGCTGACTTGGCCGTGGCCGCAGCACTCGCCTCGAGTGTCTACGACAAAGCGCTGCCCCAAGATGCCGTCTTTATTGGCGAGATTGGACTCGGCGGCGAGATTCGCGCCGTAGGTCAGGTGGAACGCCGTATTGCGGAAGCCGAGAAGATGGGAATGGCGGTCGCCTATGTTGGCGAGCGTTCCGTTCCGAAACGGGCGCCCCGCAACATTCGTGTGGTCGGCGTCAAGGATTTGACGGCGCTCTTCCGGCAACTGTTCACATGA
- a CDS encoding uracil-DNA glycosylase, whose translation MEQRRELGESEFVLDNMSVDEALKALGASAAPSSAPAAGRRDAGSSCTAQPPAPVEAIVPNAARQAAEQAASSGDWREALRAVGAPKPESAPAKKDAVAANAAAAPAPSPPSAPSAPSVVSASSDSGATSGDDQPPREKIPRLEMPSPVAGSVGHGMGVPGIVIGSPMRDLLPGPLSHLETLDAIAAAAASCTACGLYAGAKNAVPGEGSPAARFVCVGEASGATEDELGRPFVGASGQLLTKILDAIKLAREDVFICNVLKHRPPGNRNPSQDEIKACSPFLLRQLEILQPRVILALGTFAAQTLLQTSTPIGKLRGQVHHYFGVPLIVTYHPAALLRNPSWKRPTWEDVQLARRIFDNAARDA comes from the coding sequence TTGGAACAGCGTCGCGAACTCGGTGAATCGGAGTTCGTGCTCGACAACATGTCGGTGGACGAGGCGCTCAAGGCGCTCGGGGCTTCAGCAGCACCGTCCAGTGCGCCAGCTGCGGGACGTCGTGATGCGGGTTCTTCGTGCACTGCGCAACCACCTGCGCCGGTTGAGGCGATCGTTCCGAACGCCGCACGTCAGGCCGCGGAGCAGGCCGCCAGCAGCGGCGATTGGCGCGAAGCACTGCGAGCCGTTGGTGCGCCGAAGCCGGAGAGCGCTCCAGCCAAGAAGGACGCCGTCGCCGCCAACGCCGCAGCCGCGCCGGCACCGTCGCCACCGTCGGCACCGTCGGCACCGTCGGTCGTGAGCGCGAGCAGTGATTCCGGTGCGACTTCCGGCGACGACCAGCCGCCGCGTGAAAAGATTCCGCGACTCGAAATGCCGAGCCCCGTTGCCGGTTCTGTCGGACACGGCATGGGCGTTCCAGGCATCGTGATCGGGTCTCCAATGCGCGACTTGTTGCCGGGCCCACTCTCCCATCTGGAGACGCTCGACGCCATCGCGGCAGCGGCAGCGAGTTGCACCGCCTGCGGGCTCTATGCGGGCGCCAAGAACGCGGTGCCGGGCGAGGGAAGTCCCGCCGCACGATTTGTGTGCGTGGGGGAGGCTTCTGGCGCCACCGAGGACGAGTTGGGGCGCCCCTTTGTTGGTGCCAGCGGTCAACTGCTGACCAAAATTCTGGACGCCATCAAACTGGCCCGCGAGGACGTCTTCATTTGCAACGTCCTCAAGCATCGGCCGCCAGGGAATCGGAATCCCAGTCAGGACGAGATCAAGGCCTGTAGCCCGTTCCTCCTCCGGCAGCTCGAAATACTGCAACCCCGTGTGATTCTGGCACTTGGGACATTCGCGGCACAGACCTTACTGCAGACCTCGACCCCAATCGGTAAGTTAAGGGGTCAGGTGCACCATTATTTCGGGGTGCCACTCATCGTTACTTACCATCCCGCGGCGCTTCTTCGGAACCCGTCGTGGAAGCGCCCCACTTGGGAAGATGTCCAGCTCGCACGCCGAATTTTCGATAACGCCGCCCGCGACGCGTGA
- the ispD gene encoding 2-C-methyl-D-erythritol 4-phosphate cytidylyltransferase: MTRDVGVVIVAAGASTRTQVEAGGELKQFRWVSGKPMLLHSLHAFQARADVAMVVVVLPQRYLGDPPPWLFQCDTDRLLVAPGGRHRGESVYNGLADIPSECSVVLIHDAARPFPTPEMVDRVVAEVRLGHGAIAALPVVDTLKEVDGSGRIVRTVEREGLWRAQTPQGFPREAIMRAHQTAHDDGIAATDDAGLFEKLGLPVVVVRGSERAMKVTDASDFPRAEALLPLPD, from the coding sequence ATGACGCGCGACGTCGGTGTGGTGATCGTGGCGGCGGGCGCGAGCACGCGCACGCAAGTCGAGGCCGGCGGCGAACTCAAGCAGTTCCGCTGGGTGTCCGGCAAACCGATGTTGCTGCATTCGCTTCACGCGTTTCAGGCACGCGCCGATGTGGCGATGGTCGTTGTGGTGTTGCCGCAGCGATATCTCGGCGATCCCCCGCCTTGGCTCTTTCAGTGCGACACCGATCGTTTGCTCGTGGCGCCCGGCGGACGGCACCGCGGCGAGAGTGTGTACAACGGACTCGCCGATATTCCCTCGGAATGTTCGGTGGTGCTCATTCACGATGCTGCGCGCCCATTCCCCACGCCCGAGATGGTGGACCGTGTGGTGGCGGAGGTGCGTCTCGGGCATGGCGCGATCGCCGCGCTTCCTGTGGTAGACACGCTCAAGGAAGTGGATGGCAGTGGACGCATCGTTCGTACGGTCGAGCGCGAGGGACTCTGGCGCGCGCAAACGCCGCAGGGGTTTCCGCGTGAGGCGATTATGCGTGCCCATCAAACGGCGCACGACGACGGCATTGCCGCCACGGATGATGCGGGGCTCTTTGAAAAGCTCGGACTCCCGGTGGTGGTGGTGCGCGGCAGTGAACGCGCTATGAAAGTCACCGACGCGTCCGATTTCCCGAGGGCGGAGGCGCTGCTTCCGCTCCCTGATTGA
- a CDS encoding DNA-directed RNA polymerase subunit omega: MRVFTPQEVITHAANKYLAVLVASKYARVLNDFPRDRSKSGEKKLTTRSLEELSTGDIEYRVVPRRRAAE, encoded by the coding sequence ATGCGAGTGTTTACACCCCAGGAAGTGATCACCCACGCGGCCAACAAGTACCTCGCGGTACTGGTGGCCTCGAAGTACGCCCGCGTGCTCAACGATTTCCCGCGCGATCGCTCCAAGAGCGGTGAGAAGAAGCTCACGACGCGTTCGCTCGAAGAGCTGTCGACCGGTGACATCGAGTATCGTGTGGTTCCGCGGCGTCGCGCCGCGGAATAA
- a CDS encoding low molecular weight protein arginine phosphatase, giving the protein MTALLFVCTGNTCRSALAEAIASHAVTARALPGVTVSSAGTSAWEGAPASDGALLVGIERKLDLSAHRARQLSPDIVANASLILTMGPHHLERVSALGGSGKSHLLVDFAEGTSNGRGIIDPFGGGLDIYRATADELQRLIGLVLDRIGVFPEAT; this is encoded by the coding sequence ATGACCGCGTTGCTCTTCGTGTGCACCGGCAACACCTGTCGAAGCGCGTTGGCCGAGGCCATCGCTTCGCACGCGGTTACCGCACGCGCCCTTCCGGGTGTCACCGTCTCCAGCGCCGGCACCAGTGCGTGGGAAGGCGCGCCCGCCTCCGACGGGGCCTTACTTGTCGGCATTGAGCGGAAGCTGGACCTCAGCGCGCACCGCGCTCGGCAGCTCAGCCCCGACATTGTTGCGAACGCATCCCTCATTTTGACGATGGGTCCCCATCATCTTGAGCGTGTGAGTGCGCTGGGGGGCAGCGGCAAATCGCATTTGCTCGTGGATTTTGCCGAAGGGACCAGCAACGGGCGCGGCATCATCGATCCGTTTGGTGGCGGTCTCGATATCTACCGAGCGACTGCCGACGAATTGCAGCGCCTGATTGGACTCGTGCTCGATCGCATCGGTGTGTTCCCGGAGGCGACGTGA
- the dnaB gene encoding replicative DNA helicase, giving the protein MSSSHAEFSITPPATRDGSFRDRRPPYSEDAEMAVLGAMLLDAEAITRAVEIIDESMFYSERHRRVFRAMLAIHQTGAVLDPLLLTEQLDRGGELAAAGGKEYVSELLYVVPTAANVEYHLKIVKEKALRRRLIDVAQGLVVEAHESAADATELIDLAEHRIFQVSQQRGSDGFTRIKDLLWPAMERIESLREGGPLTGVPSGFRDLDQLTLGFQPSDLIIIAARPSMGKTAFVLNIAQYAAVESNIATAVFSLEMSKESLVQRMLASEGFIDAQRLRSGKLTSQDHSNLAKAAALLSQAPIWIDDTPGLTLLEIRSRARRLKSTADIKMVIVDYLQLLSGPPGVESRQQEISQISRSLKILAKELNIPVIALSQLSRGPEQRTGDSKRPQLSDLRESGAIEQDADLVMAIYRQEMYDRPVDESGNVVKTPDGTPIEGLAEIILLKQRNGPTGHIRLSFRKQFTRFENFTARQQG; this is encoded by the coding sequence ATGTCCAGCTCGCACGCCGAATTTTCGATAACGCCGCCCGCGACGCGTGACGGTTCGTTCCGTGACCGGCGTCCTCCGTATTCTGAGGACGCCGAGATGGCCGTGCTCGGTGCCATGCTTCTGGACGCCGAGGCCATCACCCGTGCCGTTGAGATCATCGATGAATCGATGTTCTACAGCGAGCGCCACCGCCGCGTCTTTCGCGCGATGCTCGCGATTCACCAAACCGGCGCGGTCCTCGATCCGCTGCTGCTCACGGAGCAACTCGACCGTGGTGGCGAACTCGCCGCGGCGGGCGGAAAGGAATACGTCAGCGAACTGCTGTACGTGGTCCCCACGGCGGCGAATGTCGAGTACCATCTCAAAATCGTTAAGGAAAAGGCGCTTCGCCGTCGCCTGATTGATGTGGCGCAGGGGCTCGTCGTAGAGGCGCATGAATCGGCGGCCGATGCCACCGAACTCATTGACCTCGCCGAGCATCGCATTTTTCAGGTCAGTCAGCAGCGCGGCTCCGATGGCTTTACGCGCATCAAGGATCTGCTCTGGCCGGCCATGGAGCGCATCGAGTCACTGCGTGAGGGTGGTCCGCTCACCGGCGTGCCGAGCGGCTTCCGCGATCTCGACCAGCTCACGCTGGGCTTCCAGCCGTCTGATTTGATCATCATCGCGGCGCGCCCGTCGATGGGGAAAACGGCGTTCGTGTTGAACATCGCGCAATACGCCGCTGTTGAAAGCAATATTGCGACTGCAGTCTTTTCGCTGGAAATGAGTAAAGAGTCTCTCGTGCAACGTATGCTCGCCTCCGAGGGGTTCATCGACGCCCAGCGCCTGCGCTCGGGCAAGCTCACCAGCCAGGATCATTCCAACTTGGCCAAGGCCGCCGCATTGCTGTCGCAGGCGCCCATCTGGATTGACGACACGCCGGGGCTCACGCTGCTCGAGATTCGGTCGCGTGCGCGGCGTCTCAAATCCACGGCCGACATCAAAATGGTCATCGTCGATTACTTGCAGCTGCTTTCAGGCCCGCCGGGCGTAGAGAGCCGTCAGCAAGAAATCTCACAGATTTCGCGCTCGCTCAAGATCCTGGCCAAGGAACTGAACATCCCCGTCATTGCGCTGTCGCAGCTCTCGCGTGGTCCGGAGCAGCGCACCGGCGACAGCAAGCGTCCGCAGCTCTCGGACTTGCGTGAGTCCGGCGCCATTGAGCAAGACGCCGATCTCGTGATGGCGATTTATCGGCAGGAGATGTACGACCGCCCGGTGGATGAATCGGGCAATGTCGTGAAGACGCCCGACGGCACACCGATCGAAGGGCTCGCCGAGATCATTCTACTCAAGCAGCGTAACGGTCCGACCGGCCATATTCGCCTTTCGTTCCGGAAACAGTTCACGCGCTTCGAGAACTTCACGGCCCGTCAACAGGGCTGA
- the gmk gene encoding guanylate kinase: protein MNPFPVVLSAPSGGGKTTVTHRLMAQRKNLGYSISCTTRTPRVGEVNGTDYHFLAEPEFLARRERGEFAETAIVHGRWYGTLKSAVQVVLDSGKHVMMDIDVQGAAQFAVAYPGAVLVFVLPPSVDVLVERLMARQTESRAALRTRLQSARAELKEVDRYHYVVVNDQLDAAVERVSAIIDAEEVKRERVRSLDAQVAGLITRLDTELEGFAQD, encoded by the coding sequence ATGAATCCATTCCCGGTGGTGCTGTCGGCGCCGAGTGGGGGTGGCAAGACCACCGTCACGCATCGCTTGATGGCGCAGCGAAAGAATTTGGGGTATTCGATTTCGTGCACCACGCGGACGCCGCGGGTGGGCGAGGTCAACGGAACGGATTACCACTTTCTCGCGGAGCCGGAGTTCTTGGCGCGGCGTGAACGGGGTGAGTTTGCAGAAACGGCTATCGTGCACGGCCGGTGGTACGGCACACTGAAGTCCGCCGTGCAAGTGGTGTTGGACAGCGGAAAGCACGTCATGATGGACATTGACGTGCAGGGAGCGGCGCAGTTCGCGGTGGCCTATCCTGGTGCGGTGCTTGTTTTTGTGCTGCCGCCGTCAGTCGATGTGCTGGTGGAGCGCCTGATGGCGAGGCAGACTGAAAGTCGTGCCGCGCTGCGCACGCGGTTGCAAAGTGCGCGGGCGGAGTTGAAGGAAGTCGATCGGTACCACTACGTCGTGGTCAATGATCAACTGGACGCGGCGGTGGAGCGGGTGAGTGCCATCATCGACGCCGAGGAAGTGAAGCGCGAGCGGGTCCGTTCGCTCGACGCGCAGGTGGCTGGGCTGATTACCCGGCTGGATACGGAGCTTGAGGGTTTTGCGCAGGACTGA
- the coaBC gene encoding bifunctional phosphopantothenoylcysteine decarboxylase/phosphopantothenate--cysteine ligase CoaBC — MRPVQGRRILLGVTGGIASYKTAWLARLFAQGGAEVDVVLTRSAREFIGAVTFEALTGRPVHTELVAEGHALDHITLARGANLIVVAPATADFLSRAASGRADDLLSACLLAADAPVLLVPAMNDRMWAHKQTSANVEHLRSLGYHVLAPDSGPLASPQEGAGPGRMPEPATIFAHAARLLEPRDVLAGKRVVVTAGPTREAIDPVRYLSNHSSGRMGVAIAESAWRRGADVTLIAGPLAVPLPDGVHTVSVETTEQMATAVRHALASADVLVMAAAPADFRPSRVADAKIKKGARPEAIALDNTTDILASTRDARRPGTIVVGFALETDDVIANAAKKLEVKDLDFVVVNDAREAGAGFGVDTNRVTILARGAQPDALPLLQKTEVADAILDRVEGVMRGR, encoded by the coding sequence GTGCGCCCCGTACAGGGCCGGCGGATCCTCCTCGGGGTAACCGGAGGGATCGCAAGCTATAAAACGGCGTGGCTTGCGCGGCTGTTCGCGCAGGGCGGCGCGGAAGTTGACGTTGTGCTCACGCGTTCGGCGCGTGAGTTCATTGGCGCCGTCACGTTCGAGGCGCTCACCGGGCGGCCGGTGCACACCGAACTGGTGGCCGAAGGGCACGCCCTCGATCACATCACGCTGGCTCGCGGCGCCAATCTCATTGTGGTGGCGCCGGCGACGGCCGATTTCCTCTCGCGCGCGGCCTCTGGTCGCGCGGATGATCTGCTGAGCGCCTGTCTGCTCGCGGCCGACGCACCGGTGCTGCTCGTGCCCGCGATGAACGATCGCATGTGGGCGCACAAGCAGACGAGCGCCAACGTCGAACATCTCCGTTCGCTCGGCTATCACGTGCTCGCGCCCGATTCTGGGCCGTTGGCGTCGCCGCAAGAAGGCGCGGGCCCTGGGCGCATGCCGGAACCCGCCACGATCTTTGCGCACGCCGCTCGCTTGCTTGAACCGCGCGATGTGCTCGCCGGCAAGCGTGTGGTGGTCACCGCAGGGCCAACGCGCGAAGCGATTGACCCCGTGCGCTATCTCTCTAATCACAGCAGCGGTCGCATGGGTGTGGCGATTGCGGAGAGTGCCTGGCGCCGCGGTGCCGACGTAACGTTGATCGCTGGCCCACTCGCCGTGCCGCTGCCAGATGGTGTGCACACCGTCTCCGTAGAAACCACGGAACAGATGGCGACTGCCGTTCGCCATGCACTCGCATCAGCCGATGTGCTCGTGATGGCGGCAGCCCCAGCGGATTTCCGCCCATCGCGTGTGGCCGATGCCAAAATCAAAAAAGGCGCGCGTCCCGAAGCGATTGCGCTCGACAACACCACCGACATCCTCGCGTCGACCCGTGATGCGCGCCGCCCAGGCACGATCGTTGTTGGCTTCGCGCTCGAAACCGACGACGTGATCGCGAACGCCGCCAAGAAGCTCGAGGTCAAGGATCTCGATTTTGTTGTCGTGAATGACGCACGCGAGGCCGGTGCAGGATTTGGTGTCGACACAAATCGCGTCACGATCCTCGCGCGCGGGGCGCAGCCCGACGCACTCCCGCTCCTCCAGAAGACCGAAGTGGCTGACGCCATTCTCGATCGCGTTGAGGGAGTGATGCGTGGACGGTAG
- a CDS encoding YicC family protein produces the protein MTGFGAAEGLVGTTRVAVELRSVNHRFFNPSLKLSSDLSKWEPEVREALRKRISRGHVTLTARTVRDAVEVAAINETRFAEYAARLKGLRDRHGLGGEVDVATVLRMPDVIHGATEEQDGTVEELLLIVEGAIAALGRMREAEGARLAEVLRERIAVIEDAVGRIAVRAPERVVAQRDRLRENVKVLAEGIAVDEQRLAQEIAILADRLDVGEELDRFASHITAFRDALAVKDGDAIGKRLGFLLQELLREANTTGSKANDATIQKDVLLVKEELERIREQVENLE, from the coding sequence ATGACCGGTTTCGGCGCTGCTGAAGGCCTCGTGGGCACCACCCGCGTGGCCGTTGAGTTGCGTTCGGTCAACCACCGTTTCTTCAATCCAAGCCTCAAGCTGTCTTCGGATCTCTCCAAGTGGGAGCCCGAAGTGCGTGAGGCACTCCGAAAGCGCATCAGTCGCGGGCATGTCACACTGACCGCCCGGACGGTTCGTGATGCGGTAGAAGTGGCGGCCATCAACGAGACGCGCTTTGCTGAGTACGCGGCTCGCTTGAAGGGTTTGCGTGACCGGCACGGCTTGGGCGGCGAAGTGGACGTTGCGACGGTGCTCCGTATGCCCGACGTGATCCACGGCGCCACCGAAGAGCAGGACGGTACGGTTGAAGAGTTGTTGCTCATTGTGGAAGGTGCCATCGCGGCGCTGGGACGGATGCGCGAAGCCGAAGGTGCACGACTCGCCGAGGTGTTGCGTGAACGAATTGCCGTCATTGAAGACGCGGTGGGACGCATTGCGGTGCGGGCACCGGAGCGGGTGGTAGCCCAGCGCGATCGCCTGCGGGAAAATGTGAAGGTGTTAGCCGAAGGGATTGCGGTCGATGAGCAGCGACTGGCGCAGGAGATTGCGATTCTGGCCGATCGCTTGGACGTTGGGGAAGAGTTGGACCGCTTTGCATCGCACATTACCGCATTCCGTGACGCACTCGCCGTGAAGGACGGCGACGCCATCGGCAAGCGGCTCGGCTTCCTGTTGCAAGAGTTGCTACGCGAAGCCAATACGACAGGCAGTAAGGCCAACGACGCGACCATTCAAAAGGACGTGTTGCTGGTGAAGGAAGAATTAGAACGGATTCGTGAACAGGTGGAGAACCTCGAATGA
- a CDS encoding L-threonylcarbamoyladenylate synthase: protein MNTEPKAIPFWSEPEIASSISGTLLHLEKHGVLAYPTETVYGFGGAIDSASVSTLVALKRRPDSKPFLLLISDSSMIDRMGLQLSNAASMLAARFWPGPLTLVLAGGERRVPARLRGPEGGIAVRWTPHPGLQRLIASMGDPLTSTSANLPGTPPAMNAATVMQEWSQSISRGTLRVLDGGTLTASAPSTVVDCTGRSPRVIRPGAISAEALRAAVPSLVGDR, encoded by the coding sequence TTGAACACCGAGCCGAAAGCGATTCCGTTTTGGTCCGAGCCAGAGATCGCGTCGTCGATCTCTGGGACGTTGTTGCATCTCGAGAAGCACGGCGTGTTGGCGTATCCAACGGAGACGGTGTATGGCTTTGGCGGGGCGATCGATTCCGCGTCGGTTTCGACACTCGTCGCGTTGAAGCGTCGCCCCGACAGCAAGCCGTTCCTCCTGCTGATCTCCGACAGCTCCATGATCGACCGGATGGGGCTTCAGCTCTCAAACGCCGCGTCGATGCTCGCCGCGCGCTTCTGGCCGGGACCCTTGACGCTCGTGTTGGCCGGCGGCGAACGCCGCGTTCCCGCGCGACTGCGAGGCCCGGAGGGTGGAATCGCGGTGCGTTGGACACCGCACCCTGGACTCCAACGCCTCATTGCTTCGATGGGTGATCCGCTGACCAGCACCAGTGCCAACCTTCCCGGCACTCCGCCCGCGATGAACGCCGCCACGGTCATGCAGGAATGGTCTCAATCCATTTCGCGCGGCACGTTGCGGGTGTTGGACGGCGGCACGCTCACCGCGTCGGCACCCTCGACGGTGGTGGACTGCACCGGCCGTTCGCCGCGCGTGATTCGTCCTGGTGCGATTTCGGCGGAAGCGCTCCGCGCGGCGGTGCCAAGTTTGGTCGGTGACCGATGA